The sequence ATCCTAGTTTTGTGTGACATTATATGTAAATGCCAGTTGTGAATAGTTAGATGTTTCTCAGTGTTTTCTGAATAACaacaattaaaacaaataaaataaaagaataatttttttttaaaactaattattataacattatattaataataataatatgtgaccctggaccacaaaaccagtcgtaagtcacacgggtatatttgtagcaatagccaacaatatattatatgtgtcaaaattatcaatttttattttatgccaaaaatcattaggatattaaataaagaccatgttccatgaagatattttgtaaatttcctaccataaatatataaaaaatgtatttctgtgagtGGATATGCGTTGCTAAAGACTTTATtgggacaactttaaaggcgattttctcaacattttgatttctttgcaccctcagattccagattttcaaatagttgtatcttgaACAAATATTGCCCTagcctaacaaaccatacatcaatggaaagcttatttagtcagctttcagatgatgtatacatctgaatttcaaaaaattgacccttatgactggttttgtggtccatggTCACATATAACATTAGAATTTGTTCTTTTGACAAGTTGGAAATAAAGACAATTAAATTTTgttcatttataaaatgaactAAATTCAGTAACATGCAGTCAAATCAATACAGAAGTGCTCTGACATACTATATTCACTTTTAAATACAGTGagtgatatatttatagataaaTCAATTAATCTATAAATAGTGCTATATTCTCCATATAAAtcctttttttcttattattttactTCAAAATTGGTCTTTTATAGAAGCAAAACAGTTCACTAACACTATATGCAATTCAAAAAAGCCTTACctgattttaaaaacaaaaaacaatgctgTCCGATATTAGTTTGCATATTTGTCATTCCAAACATATTGCAATTTTGATAGTGGCATTATGGAGTCCATAATGTGGCCAACAAGACAAATCTCTGTATTATGTCTCCCTGAGTGGCTTGAGTGCATGTGAAGACAGTTCTCACTTCCTCTTCACAAGCAAAACACAGTCGCCTACGCATTAAATTTGGCTTGTGTCAGGAGGGGCCAGTGGGTTAACACTATGGTCCTGACCACTATCTACAGCCAGAATGACAGTAATGCTGGGACTCTTCAACAGGAGCCTGATGCCAAGCAGCTGACTATGATGGAGGGGAGGGGGAACTGAATGAGAGGGTTGCCAAAGCAAAGGTAAAGCCGAACTGCAGTCTGACAGTATGAGAAACAAGAGCCTGTGTATGTTATTAGGAAGGCAGCAaatataataatacttttatttgtgcAATGGGATATCAACAGTCTCTTAAGCTATTGTTCTACTATTATGAAAGGTTTAATAGCGTACATTCATACAGAGCAAGAGAAAGCGAGAGAGAATAAAAATGAGCAAGCAGATTACAATATGCAAATTATATATCTAATTTATAATAACTAGGCCTACATATGTATAAGCAAATTATACATGTatatcaaattaaatatatttcaagGCTTTCCAATACGTGAATTAGTGATCTCAATGACATGTAAAAAGATTCAAACGTGTTAAAAGAGGTTGTCTTGATGCacttaaatgatttattttcagtgttttcctacccaaaaacataatttagacAAGGCATTAGGTAGATGCCATTCATTAAAATGGCTATTATCACGATCTAGTGACTGTACTAATCAATCTCCGAATAACGGATTCTATCGATTATGTCTGGAATAGATTATAACGGGAAGCTTTCAATACGCATGCGCTTCCTCTCCTCTCCCTTTCTGCCAAACCGTCGGCCATGGCCCCGATTGTGAGTACGAGCAAGTTTCTTAAAAACGACAAAATACATTATGTCATGCCCCTCTAGGCTCGCAGAAACCAGTGCATATTAAAGCTGAACCATAGAGTGTCTGAGTAACTTGATTAACGAAAGAATTTGTGCATCAGCATTGTTTTAAAAAGCGTTTGTTTATCGGGGGTCTGAAATTAGGCCTGCTCGTGAGCAACCACGTTGTAGCAGCCAACAGTTAGCGGATGAGTATTTCTCTTAGAACCGCCACAGCATAATCACTGTAATACTGAATGTTTGCTGCAATGCTGATATGTATTGAAAATGTAGACagtttatattttgtattttttttaaagcggTTTCGTCACCAAAGAATTGAAACCACGAAGCTAACTTTGATATATGGCTGCGttgaaattttaatttcacaTATACCCCAacgtttttaaacacttttcgTTGTGTCTTTCAAATATGTGACACTGTAGATCGTTGTCTCATATGCTGTCAGATTCCCGTTTCGCTAGAGCTCCTTTTAATGAATGACCGTAGAAACGTACCTTTAACATTAATTCAGCTCTCCATATCTTATAATGTAAGCACTGATCTTTATTGATTTCATTCTGTGTATCTGTTTGTGTCTTTCAGAAAAAGCAGGTGACCAAGGGTGGGAAGAAGAAAAAGCAGGTCCTGAAGTTCACCCTGGACTGCACCCATCCTGTGGAGGATGGCATCATGGATGCTGCTAACTTTGTAAGTGTACATAGTTTTTCTGATGCATGGTGCACACACAACTGGATATCTCCAATCAGATTACCTgactgttttgtatttttaaagtcgcatgaaacaaattaatttcatctacttttaaatgcatgttttagaTCTTATTGCGAATATTTCATTCTTGTTTCGTTCATTTTTGTGCAGCTCTGATAAATGGGATGGGTTGATGGCTTGCAGTTGTATTTCTATATGATCTAATAGGCATGTCTGCTTGTCTCTCTTTAGGAACAGTTCCTTCAGGAGCGCATCAAAGTGAATGGTAAAGCTGGTAACTTGGGTGGTGGCGTGGTCTCCATCGAAAGGAGCAAGAGCAAAATCACAGTGACATCAGAGGTCCCCTTCTCTAAAAGGTAAGTCTGAGATTAGAGATTCACTTTCCTGAGGTTGAATGCTTATGAAGGGCTGATAACTGTTAGCTTATTGCTGTTATTACTCTGTGACCATTATGTTGAAAATTGAGAgcagttaaaattaaaatgagatgTAAAAGTAGTCATTAAAATAATGGAACTGAGAAATTCTGTGTATACCTTACCAAATGGCAGAAGAGAACATTTGTGCACTTTATATGGTCTTTTGCCATTATCACTCAATTGCTGTTATTTCCAGTTGGAGATTTCACCTAATACTTTACAGTAAGGGTtaatttgttagtttagttaatatgaactaacatttaacagtactcatacataatatattaatcttagttaaaattaatctcaacatttactgATACAtctttaaaatcaaaagttgtatctgttaggatgagttaaagggttagttcaccccaaaataaaatttgtcattaattacttgcccttatgttgttccaaaaccgtaagacctttgttcatctttggaacacaaatatgaacaagaacaaaaatatatttttgatgaaatccgtcctccgatagactgcaacacaattaccactttcaaggctcTTTAAGGTaggaaattaagatatttttgatgaaatccaatggctcagtgaggcctctattgagagcaaagccaccgagcctctcaaggtccataaaggtactaaaaacatttaaaacggTTCATGTGAGATCAGttgttctaccttaatattacaaagtgacaagaatacttgttgtgcggcaaaaaaaacaaaataacgacttttcaacaatatctagtgatggccgatttcaaaacaccacttcatgaagcttctaagctttacgaatcttttgtttcaaattagtgattcggatctcctgtcaaacagctaaactgctgaaatcatgtgactatggcactccgaaccactgaatcGATTCGTAAAGCTGTTTTGACATCGGCCataactagatattgttgaaaagtcattattttatttatttatttgggcgtacaaaaagtattctcatcactttatacaCGTGCAGCGCTTCAGGGTTGTACATCAGAATGCGGACTCTGTATTGGGTCACGCTGTACACATGAGCAGCATGACATAGAACactttgttttttgtgcaaaaaaagtattcttgtcgcttcacaacattaaggttgaaccactgtagtcaagttgacttttaacaatatctttagtacttttctgggCCTTGACATTGGTAATAATGTTGCAGTCTACTggaggtcagaaagctctcggatttcatcaaaaacatcttaatttgtgttaacgGTATAGTTTTCAAACCTTTTTCTCATAAATTGGAAAAcgccattgtcatgtaaatgaatggcaaaaACGCATAGCTTAAGTTTTCAGTTTAGGAAAACGCATAAGTCATCCGTTGGATAAACTGTGTAAACTGCCCCTTAAGgctccggtatacttcaaatgaaatcgaagaacgaactgatgtggcgtcatttcgaacaaaatcaggccaaaaagaagttcgttttgtgttctttttggaagttcaaaatggcttgccaaagcgaactttcaggaaaagttctctTCAGCTGCAAAACACATTCGTACTACTATTGGTCAGTGATgataacgtaataggaggtgtgcgctgaggctccgccttcactcgcATGGGTTGCGTCTTTGAGTCATTTCGTGTGTTGAATTCATTGAGGTAAGATCTccgcgggtgaaaacatgaacacactgaatagccgctttatagtacaaaatgaagttgtgcttgtaaaaaaaaaaaaaaaaaaaaaaaaaaaaaatgaggcactaacactgtttttcatgtttgatactgtaaagctgcttgattttaagaaatctattgaataaagtgctgtATGAAGACGTGatgtgactggagtgctactttGCAGAGCTCGAGCTAACATTCTTATGCTGTTATGATAAATGCTTGCTGTcttctcatttttgtttattttgttactgagaagagagtgcacggcacatatttacatattcatataacCGTCGCTCTCAGCGGTGTGGGCGATGgatgttcgtttacagtatatcgcttctcacgcatttcgaacttcgttttacccctaaacgaagaacgaaaaagaacttcgtttgaagtatactgGGGCCTTTAGTCATCAAAAATGGAagggaactttttttttctctataaaTCAGTTTTGCAAACTCTGCGCTGTAGCTAACTTGTAAGTGTTGCCATTGACTAACAGCCCACATATTTTGCAAACTGAAAGTGTTGTGCACTGCCAATTCAGTCATTGATTTGAGATGTTTTAGATTCATCCTTATCTGTAATAATAAACTGAAGTATTGTGCTTGCAAACATGTACTACTTGTATTATATATAGACTATAATCATTAATTTCTTTTGATGTGACTGCATGCTGAATTCCAGCCTGCTTACTAGAAAAGCTTTTCAGAAGAGCTGTTctattaaatgcataaaaaagcAGCCCATACTGTAGCTGTAATGTCAGCTTTATTATTGTTAGTGTCTTTAGATATATCAAAAACATTTTGAGTTACTGTGGTGTATGGCCTATAAAGGTTtctcatttttcttttattttgcaGTAGTATAGATGTTAATTGTTGAATAGGTGGAATTATTATTTGTGTAATAACTGTTATTGCACAAGTTTCGAGCAAACTTTTTATGAGGCATTacattagggatgcaccaatatgaaaattttggccgatattgataattctttatatttgaaagacgaTAAATCTATATCCAAATGttgatgtaattttttttaagcctaatttcaaaaacaaaaagttcACATTAAATGACATGTCCAAAGCACTTcagcatatacagtacagtggcctatagtttgaaccactgtaatatTTCCTTTAACTTTTTCTATTAATTTTACACTCCTAtggccaacttaataataatggACATGATCCCATTAATGGAATGATTTTAATTAAACCATATTGTTgaaaatgagatgagaaataaaactaattattaataatgtacCAACTTTTTGGAAGAAACATctttaatattactgttttaaataacaGCATTGCTGTTTGAGTTGAATGAACACCGGTAAACTGAAGCGCTTTGTTAGCGggttaattaactcaaaacgCATCATATATGAGATTAATCTGATATTTGTTCAACAAACAAATTACAACTTCTGCACAAAGAGATGCAAATGCACAAGTGAACTTGAACCAAGTCGTGTGCTAGTCAGAATGTGTATAACTTCTGTTATGATGCACTTTTTCTGTAACAACGCACTGAAAGACAACTAAACCCAaagatttaactttttttttttttttataccaatAGTGTTCTCATTATGTCATGTATTTGACAGTCCCAATCATAGTTATTAAAGTGGTGCGTTGCTGTTTGAGCTGTATGCACTAAAGTGCTAAAAAGGTGCTTAAGATGATCACTGGTAAACTGAAGCGCTTTACTACCATGCTAATTAACCAAAGCATATACAGAAAATAACCCAATCTTAAAATTTACAATGGCACAAAAGGCTGCAAATGCACAAGCGAACTTGACTCTGCTAGTCATGAAGGTGCAAGTCTGCTGTGGATGTGCTTATCCGTAACAATGCGAGCGCACAAAGaattcacaacatttatttactgtagtgttttcattataattttatgtagcctatatgacagacttgtgctgcacttaactgtattttcctttttgaagtgattccaatcatatttcaagcaactCAAAACCACCCTGGTGAACAATGCACATCTGCAGTGTCTCAGATGATGATAATTTTTAtcagcctatatatatatatataataattttcttCAGTCTGATAaccataacattaaaaatgaacatataatTGACCaatatggtggccgatatatcaCGCATCCCAACATTACGTTTTAAAtgtattgctgctgcttttgtaATATtgcattcatttctttttttagtaAGTATTGTGGCATGTACAGCTTCTCAAACATTTGTCTGAGAAGCAAGATCTGAtcaattaagatctttttgattacCAAAGTGATTACTTTGTTTTCCCCAGTAAACCAAATGGTGTGAATACAAATCAGTTACTTATAAAACCTATATCTATATTTATAAATAGTGACTTTTAGTATTACAAAATTTCAAACTATATATGCAGGGTTCCAATTTTTTCCTGACATTTGTGGTTGAGAACTTGTATTTGTAGTTTTTGAATGCACAGTGGAAGAGGCTGTGATCTCGGACCTGTTTATAGTGTTTGCCCATATCATCGTTTGAAACTGAGTGTCATTTGTGACTGATCATACTTTATATGTTGTCTTCAGGTACCTGAAGTATCTTACCAAGAAGTACCTGAAGAAGAACAACCTGCGTGACTGGCTGCGTGTAGTAGCGAACACCAAGGAGAGCTATGAACTACGCTACTTCCAGATAAATCAagatgaggaggaggaagatgaCGAAGATTAAATCCATGCCACTCTTTTGTAAATTCAATAAATTTTCAAAAGAAATCAGTTTCTTTGTTTCTGGTGTGGTCTTTTCAATATGTTCAAAACATTGTGCCTTTTTCCTCTGAGGGTACAAAAGTGCTGGAAAAATCCATTTGATTTATAattatgcattttctttctatTTTTAGAGCAACAGAAGTCTGTTCCTTTCTTTTACTCCATTAAAGCATATAGGACTCTTATACCACCACCACCAGTCAGACGGGACCAATGATTTCCATAGCAACTAAAGTTCGTGCACTAACAGGGTTCAGAGAGTTCATTTATCAGGGAAAACTTGCATGATATGTTAGTACAGCGTAAACCAGCCTGAAATGGTTGATAGTTTTAGCTGATCTCCCAAGCTTGTGCCAAACTCTGGACCAGCTGAAAAGTGTAAAACCATACTAGACTGGAAGAACCAGCTTGGGTTGGTTTATGCTGAATGTATTTTTCCCTATAATGGTATTATGGAATTGTATTATATGGTTTTTAATGGTTCTTAATTGTTTCAGCGTgctttgaaattattttaaatgtctttgtcTCGCTTGATCACGGAGCGTCTCGCTGTCGTATCCTTGGCAACGGCTCGTGATTCACGGGTTGTCCTGAAGGAGGTTCACAAGAAtaaattggatttttttttttttttttttttttgagagggattcaattatttatttattttttttaatttttaaggaATACCGTTTCGTTTAAAGAACAGAAACCCGGAAATTTTTAACGCTTTGCTTCACCCAAAATGCAAAGGCAGAATGACTGACAACTtcagtcaccattcactttcattgaatGGAAAGATGATGTATTGAAAGCGAATGTGAAcattatgctttttttcttctgtggtaCACAACGTCAAACAGGGTTGGAActacgtgagggtgagtaaataacagttttccccctcctttttttttttttttttgtgaactgtccctttaaaacaTCAATAAACTCAGGCGTCAGAGATGTGCGTTAAGCCGTGACCTTGAATGTATAATTTGTTCGACCtaaatttgcaaaataatacaaaaaagcaGGACAACTAATTTTTCCCCACCTCTTATTATGCGTTCCCCTCGCCTGACTTAAAAGGGATTGTGAGGTAACTTTCTCCCGTATGTCTCCCGGTATAACCTCTCATTCCTCGAACTTGAGCGGGAAAAGGGCAATGCCACCGCGAGACGGGTGCACGCGCCACCGCCGCCACTCTCAGTACTAGTTAAGCCGGTGAACAGCACTAACTAGTTGTGTCGGGAAACTATGGGATggattgccatggcaaccgaCCAGACGTCACAATCTGGGCATGTGTGTTCCATTTTTGTCTCTTTCTTATTTTCAGACTGGAGGATTTGGATAGAGAAGAAGGAGAAAGGGAAAGATGTTTTAAAACAGGGCAgccatcttttattttattgagagcatattaaaagaaaattttACCTCACCTTTTAGTAGACGTCTCCTCTGAATCTGAAAAT comes from Chanodichthys erythropterus isolate Z2021 chromosome 6, ASM2448905v1, whole genome shotgun sequence and encodes:
- the rpl22 gene encoding 60S ribosomal protein L22; this translates as MAPIKKQVTKGGKKKKQVLKFTLDCTHPVEDGIMDAANFEQFLQERIKVNGKAGNLGGGVVSIERSKSKITVTSEVPFSKRYLKYLTKKYLKKNNLRDWLRVVANTKESYELRYFQINQDEEEEDDED